The Candidatus Hydrogenedentota bacterium region AGAGATCGTCCGGCAGGTCGTTGAGTTGCCGGCGGGCGGCGACGGGCATCAGGAGCGTCTTGGCTTGTTTGTCCACGGCGAGTTCGGCGATGCGGACGGCGTTGGGCAACATTTCGACGGAGCCGCCTAAATTCAATGCGCCCACGATGATGGCGCCGCCGCGTGTGTTTTTGCCCAGGAGCGCCCCGCAGAAGGCCACGACGACGGGAAGCCCCAAACCGGCCCCGGTCTTGTCAGCATCCATGGGACGCATCTGGATGGAAAATTCTTCCTCTCGCGGATTACGGTCGCCGACAAGTTCTTTTGCCCGGATGTAGAGGTTTTGCTCGCCCACCTTGACGCTCTCGCGAAAGGCTGGTGGGGGTGGTTGGTTGAGAATCCGTACCCCGCTGCCCGGGCCGCATGTCACTTCAATGCGGTAGAGACCTGGCCCAGTTTCTGGGGAACCGGGATTTGCCGCCCAGACCTGACCCGGCGGCAGGGGATCGCTTTCAATAGCCTCATCGCTGTGAAGTTCAGGCGTTGATACAAACTGCTCCACACCATCCGGCCCCATGATATAACTGAAATGGGTATTGCGAAACTCGCTTTTGAAAACACGTTTCTGCTGTTCTTTCACCCTGCGGCGCGCCTCGAGGGCAAGGCGGATAATCCATTCGAGGTCGTCATCTGCAATTGGCAAACTGGGATCGGGATAGAGGAGTTTGAACAGGCCGCTCACCGTCTTGTTGACGGCTTCGATGTCGCGTCCACTCAGCGCCCCACCCAGATGCACCCGGCCTTGCAGCGCCGCCAGCCGGTTCCCTGAACGAAGCCGGCTCCAGCATTCGCTGAGGAAATCACTGACGAGTCCAAAGTGATCGGTGAAGTGTTCCCGCGCGCTGAGCTTTGGAAAGTCCCAACCGGGGGCAAAGGCATGAATCCGGTCCATGAACGCCGTGTCATTTCGCATCTCGGGCGGCATGGGGCTCAACAAATGCCCGACCTTCTGCTGTTGCTCAACATCCACATCGAAGTTGCCCACCATGACAATAGCGCCGTCCGCGCGGATGTTCTCCTTGCCG contains the following coding sequences:
- the brxL gene encoding BREX system Lon protease-like protein BrxL, with product MTIELDHLDSLAASAFDGYLVRKDLVRKYSRQYPVPTYVVEFLLGRYCASVIEAEILEGLEIVEKQLKDRTVRTGEEELFKARAKEQGEVRIIDIVKARLDAKNDCYVAELPSLALRDVRIADAMVRDNERMLTDGFYAEVSLSYAAIIAQQNAGRPFGIDGLRPIQLSKPDALDIFAKGRERFTTQEWIDFLLRSIGLEPAAMDERAKRVALLRMVAFVEPNYNLVELGPRGTGKSHLFQQISPYAHLISGGKATVAKMFVNMSNGQRGLVCQYDVVCFDEVSGISFDQKDGVNIMKGYMASGQFSRGKENIRADGAIVMVGNFDVDVEQQQKVGHLLSPMPPEMRNDTAFMDRIHAFAPGWDFPKLSAREHFTDHFGLVSDFLSECWSRLRSGNRLAALQGRVHLGGALSGRDIEAVNKTVSGLFKLLYPDPSLPIADDDLEWIIRLALEARRRVKEQQKRVFKSEFRNTHFSYIMGPDGVEQFVSTPELHSDEAIESDPLPPGQVWAANPGSPETGPGLYRIEVTCGPGSGVRILNQPPPPAFRESVKVGEQNLYIRAKELVGDRNPREEEFSIQMRPMDADKTGAGLGLPVVVAFCGALLGKNTRGGAIIVGALNLGGSVEMLPNAVRIAELAVDKQAKTLLMPVAARRQLNDLPDDLWTKVNIEFYKDAADAVFKALED